One Streptomyces formicae genomic window, GTCGAACCCGTGCCGGAGCAGCTCGCGGGAGCCCTCGCTGCCGAGCCCCTGCCGCCAGAAGCGCCGCAGTATCTTGCAGCCGAGTTCACCCTCACCCGGCACCGGCTCCTGGTCGCCGCTCCCCGGCGGACGCAGCAGCCAGTATCCGGCGAAGTCGTCCTCGACGAACCCGGCCCAGTACCCGAGGCCCGGGGCACGGTCCGCGTCCGCGAGGTTCCCGCGGAGCGCCTCCTCCACCTGCTCGCGGCGGCGGGCACCCCCGAGGTGACGCATCACCTCGGCGTCGGCGTCGAGCTCTAGCTGATGTCGCAGATGCGCGGGGGACAGCGGGGTCAGCCGGAGCCGCTCGGTGCGCAGGGTTGCTTGGTACATGGCGCAGAGCATCTCAAAGGACAAGTTGAGTGATCAAGGAAAATCTGCCCCATCTCGCGGTGCGGCCGCGACGCCCGCGCGGGGCGCGGGACACCACCACGTACGCAGGGCGTGCCCGGGGACTCATACTGACTTTTTGCTGACTTTCCTGACGGGGTGCCATCTGCGACCGGGGGCCCAGTTGCCCATTGATGCAAGGCTGTTCGCGCGGGTCTATGGC contains:
- a CDS encoding GNAT family N-acetyltransferase, with protein sequence MYQATLRTERLRLTPLSPAHLRHQLELDADAEVMRHLGGARRREQVEEALRGNLADADRAPGLGYWAGFVEDDFAGYWLLRPPGSGDQEPVPGEGELGCKILRRFWRQGLGSEGSRELLRHGFDDLGLTRIFAMSAAANTASQATLTALGLRHAREFLADAEDFPPGTDLRTTEFSMTQEEWQGVRVGG